In Bombus vancouverensis nearcticus chromosome 12, iyBomVanc1_principal, whole genome shotgun sequence, the genomic stretch TCTTTTAATTCAGCTTTAGCAGCCTCGTCTGCAATtcttttattatctattattaagTGATAGGCAATTGCCAGTTGATCGTGAGGGTCTCCACCTAATAATGCAGAATGGACTTCTGCTTCTTTCACATTGAATTTTTCGCAAACTTCGTTTACTGCGTCTATATCAATTACAGAAGCGTCTTGTTCAACAGGCGACGGGAATAAATATGAAGGTAAATCCTTCTGGAACCATTCGTGTTtcctaaattaaaaatatttgtaattatttcaaACTGTATCaaagaaatgtttaaaatttttaaatttataagtaatgcataatacatataataaaaattgaatatacttGATATCTTCAATGGTTGCTCTTTTCATAGGATCCACTTGTAACATGTGACATAAAAGACTTACAACACTTTTATTCAGGTACTCTGGGATGGGAAAAACTCCAGCtgaaacaaatatttgaaattttatatgaatCATTAAAATCAAAGGTTATACAGATTGTTATTACTTACATTTAATTTTACGGAAAAGTGTTGGTACATGTTCATCATCAAATGGTAAAGTGCCACAAAGTAAAGCATAAAGTATTATTCCACAAGACCATATATCGACTTCAGGACCAGCATATAATTTACCAGAAATTACTTCTGGCGCTGCATAATTAGGGGAGCCACAAGAAGTACGTAAAAATTCTCCATCCATCATCATGTTTGACAAACctataatttgataaattattagattatttgaataatatcaTTCAATCAATAAACTTTGTTAGTAAGATCTTGACTATATCCAAATACCGAAATCTGCTATTTTTACATGTAGATTGTGATCTAACAATAGATTCTCTGGCTTTAAGTCACGATGAACTATCATATGCCTGTGACAATAATCAACACCAGAAATAATCTGTTGGAAGAATCTTCGTGCCTCATATTCCTTTAGTTTGCCATGTTTTACAATATAGTCAAACAACTCTCCACCTGATACATATTCCATTATCATAAATATATCGGTGGGTGAGCTTATAACTTGATATCTAAATTGTAacaaaaaattgatatattctatattaattgatattttataGAGCATGCTACTAATACTTACAATTTAATAATGTGAGGATGTCTGAAAAGTTTCAGATTTTGTATCTCTCTTCTAATCTTTCCAACCACATCTAAACTTTTAATTTTTTGACGATTCAAAATTTTCACAGCAACTTTATGTTTTGTTAAGACATGTTCTCCAACTATGAAAAACATAAATTATAAGCATTTTGTATGCTGTGgtattacttaatataaaaagtaataaaagcaATAAAAGTAATAAAGGTTTATTTATAGAAGATTTACGTACTTTTTACTTTACCAAATGTCCCAACACCTAATGTTTGACCAAGTGTATAATGGCCAATCTTAACAATTGGCTGTGGTTGATTAGATGGAATTTTCTCAGACATTGTTGTTAGTTCTATAATATGTAACAAACATCACCAGtcaaatacaaaatataatgttaataaaattagaTTAGTTAGACTAAATGTGAATTCTTACAATGACAATAACTTTAAGCAAAATACAATCATAAGTTGCAgctcaaaaatatataaatttatgtagaAACAATGAAGTTAAAATGTCGATAATTACTGGCACTTTATTACAATTGCTTATTTACATTACACAAATCCAAGAAATTGTTTAACATTTAATGCAAGGTCAAATAGAATGCTAAATTACCAGCATTAAGATGTGATAGGAATAAAATAGCTACATTGAGAAATATGAAGATAAAAatacttaaaataataaaataaactctgtcataaatattataaactaGATGATTAACTTTAATCACCTGATATTATTTACATGTTCTGACACATTATTTCGAAGATACCACTACACAGACATTTAACAGGATATGTTAAATCATTTATCACAAAATTCAAAGATTAGAAAGCTAgtgataaattttatattgatatttttgaTTCATAGGAAAATTGAGCCTTCATAATGCTAAAATATCTTATGTTCAGTAAGTATACGTATATAGCGCTATCACGAAT encodes the following:
- the AMPKalpha gene encoding AMP-activated protein kinase alpha subunit, with translation MSEKIPSNQPQPIVKIGHYTLGQTLGVGTFGKVKIGEHVLTKHKVAVKILNRQKIKSLDVVGKIRREIQNLKLFRHPHIIKLYQVISSPTDIFMIMEYVSGGELFDYIVKHGKLKEYEARRFFQQIISGVDYCHRHMIVHRDLKPENLLLDHNLHVKIADFGLSNMMMDGEFLRTSCGSPNYAAPEVISGKLYAGPEVDIWSCGIILYALLCGTLPFDDEHVPTLFRKIKSGVFPIPEYLNKSVVSLLCHMLQVDPMKRATIEDIKKHEWFQKDLPSYLFPSPVEQDASVIDIDAVNEVCEKFNVKEAEVHSALLGGDPHDQLAIAYHLIIDNKRIADEAAKAELKDFYVASSPPPVAFSPNDTSSSPLRPHPERIAPFRERQSSQGSTSSSIQGARGTPVKRAKWHLGIRSQSKPNDIMNEVYRAMKALNFEWKIINAYSVRVRQKSELTDRYSKMSLQLYQVDYKSYLLDFKSLSNEEEDIGRDPTLPPPQATGHHTMEFFEMCAALITQLAR